The DNA window TCGAACCCTAGCCCGGTCAGGCCCCCGCGTCCCGGGCCCGGAGCCCCGGGGCGTCGATTCGTGGGGGAGGTCCCGGGTATGTCTATCGGGGCGTGTGTTATACTTTTTTCGCCATGAATCCCTTCTACAAGAACCTTGCCCTCTGGATGGTGATCGGCCTCATCGTCATCGTCCTCTTCAACCTGTTCCAGGCCAAGGAGTCACCGCGAGACGAGATCGTCTTCTCGGACTTCCTCAAGAAGGTCGAGACAGGCGAGGTGCGCGAGGTGACGCTGAGGGGCAATTCGGTGAGCGGGAAGCTCGCCAACGGCGAGTCCTTTCGAACGATGACCGCAGATTATCCGGACCTCGTCAAGGCGCTGAAGGATCGTGGCGTGCGCATCATCGTGAAGCCGATAGACGGCAACCCCTCCTACTTCGCGATCTTCCTGCAATGGGTGCCGATGCTCCTCTTCATCGGGGTCTGGATCTTCTTCATGCGCCAGATGCAGGGCGGGGGCGCCAAGGCCCTGTCCTTCGGCAAGGCGCGCGCGCGGCTCATCTCCGAGAAGCAGAACAAGGTCACGTTCCAGGACGTGGCCGGGGTGGATGAGGCCAAGGAAGAGCTGCGCGAGATCATCGAGTTCCTCAAGGACCCGCCCCGCTTCCAGAAGCTCGGCGGCAAGATCCCCAAGGGCGTGCTCCTCGTGGGTCCTCCCGGCACCGGCAAGACCCTCCTCGCCAAGGCCATCGCGGGCGAGGCCAATGTGCCCTTCTTCTCGATCTCCGGCTCCGACTTCGTGGAGATGTTCGTGGGCGTGGGCGCCTCGCGTGTGCGCGACCTGTTCGAGCAGGGCAAGAAGCACGCCCCCTGCATCATCTTCATGGACGAGATCGACGCGGTCGGCCGGCATCGCGGCGCGGGCCTGGGCGGCGGCCACGACGAGCGCGAGCAGACGCTCAATCAGCTCCTCGTCGAGATGGACGGCTTCGAGACCAACGAGGGCGTGATCCTCATCGCCGCCACCAACCGGCCCGACGTGCTCGATCCCGCGCTGCTGCGGCCGGGACGCTTCGACCGGCAGGTCGTGGTGGCCCGTCCCGACGTGAAGGGCCGCGAGGAGATCCTCAAGGTGCACTCGCGCCGGATCCCGCTCGCGCCGAAGGTCGAGCTCACCGTGCTGGCCCGCGGCACCTCCGGCTTCTCGGGCGCGGACCTCGCCAACCTCGTCAACGAGGCGGCGCTGCTCGCGGCGCGGCAGGACAAGAAGGTCGTGGAGATGATCGACTTCGAGAACGCCAAGGACAAGGTGCTGATGGGCGTCGAGCGCCGCTCCATGATCATCCCCGAGTCTGAGAAGCGCACCACCGCCTATCACGAGGGCGGGCACGCGCTGGTGGCGTATCTGCTTCCCGGCGCCGATCCGCTGCACAAGGTCACGATCATCCCGCGCGGGCGGGCCCTCGGCCTCACCATGCAGCTGCCCACCGACGACCGCTACAGCTACTCGCGCGAGTACCTGATCAACCAGATCACGATCCTCCTGGGTGGCCGCGCCGCCGAGGAGCTGGTGTTCCAGCAGCAGACCACCGGCGCCGGCAACGACCTCGAGAAGGCCACCGAGATGGCGCGCAAGATGGTCTGCGAGTGGGGCATGTCGGACAAGATGGGCCCGCTCACCTTCGGCAAGGGGGAAGAGCACATTTTCCTTGGACGAGAAGTCTCGCGTCCCAAGGACTACAGCGAGGACACCGCGGTCCTGATCGACTCCGAGATCAAGCGCATCGTCACCGACTGCGCCACCCGCGCCCGGCAGCTCCTCGAGACCAACCTGGAGAAGCTCCATGCCCTCGCCCGCGCCCTCCTCGAGCGCGAGACCCTCGACGGCGAGGAGATCAACCGTATTCTCATCACGCGACCCTTCCAGGAGGCGCCGGCCCCGGCCTAGCGCTGGAGCGGCGTGGATCCTCGGCCAGAGCGATGAATCGCGCGTCCCTGGCGGGGCTGATGCTGGGGGACGGGCGCGACGTGGCGGTGATGGGCGCCCTCAATCTGAGCCCTGACTCGTTCTACGCGGGCTCGGTCATGACCTCCCGGGACGCCCTGCTCGCCGCCGCCGACTCGATGGTCAGCCAGGGCGCGGCCATCCTCGACGTCGGCGCCATGTCGACCGCGCCCTATCTCGCTGGCGAGATCGAGCCGGCGCAGGAGGCCGACCGCCTGGGCGACGCCCTGCAGCTCCTCGTGGGCAAGCTCGGCGTGCCCGTGTCCGCGGACACGAGCCGGGCCGAGCCGGCGCGCGCGGCGCTCCAGGCGGGCGCCCGGATCATCAACGACGTGCGCGGCCTCAGCGCCGACCCGGGCTTAGCGCGGGCAGTGGCGGAGGCGGGGGTTGGGCTCATCGTGATGGCCTCGGAGCGCGGGGGCCACGAGGGCATGGCCCCGATCGACACGGTGACCGAGCTTCTGGCGGAAAGCCTCACCCTGGCCGCGCAGGCCGGCATACCCGCCGAGCACATCGTCGTCGATCCCGGCATCGGCTTCTTCCGTCGCCGGGGCATGCCCTGGTACGAGTGGGACTGCCGCATCCTCGGCGACCTCGGCGCGCTGCGCGCGCTGGGCCGGCCCCTCTGCGTGGGGGTCTCCCGCAAGTCCTTCATCGGCGCCCTCGACCTGCGCGCAATCGAGCCGGCGGACCGGCTGCCCGGCTCGCTCGCCGCCACCGCCGCCGCCGTGCTCGGCGGTGCGCACCTGATCCGCACTCACGACGTGGCCGCCACCGTCCAGGCGGTGCGGGTCGCCCAGGCCATCGGCCGCACGGGTGGCTGCGCATGAGCGCCGTGCTGGCCGTCATCCAGTCGTTCCGGCTGCGCGACGCGGTGGACATCATCCTCGTGGCGGTGGTGATCTACCGCGTGCTCGTGATGTTCCGCGGCACCCGCGCCGTGCAAATGCTGGCGGGGCTGGGGGGCCTCATGATCGCCTCCTTCCTCGCCCGCCGGCTCGACCTCTTCAGCACGAGCTGGATCCTGGAGAACTTCTGGTCGGTGTGGGTGCTCGCCCTCGTGGTGCTGTTCCAGCCCGAGTTCCGCCGGGCCCTGGCGCAGATCGGCCAGAGCCCGCTGCTGCAGGCGCTGCTGGGCGCCCGCGGCGAGCAGCAGGGGCATGTGATCGACGATGTGGTGAAGGCGGCGGAGTCGCTCGCGGCCAAGCGCATGGGGGCGCTCATCGTCCTCGAGCGCTCCACCGGACTCCGCAACTACGCCGAGCTCGGGGTGCCGCTGGACGCGCTCGTTTCCTCCGACCTCCTCGTGAGCCTGTTCCTCCCGTACTCGCCGCTTCACGACGGCGCCGTGTTCATCCGCGACAATCGCGTGGCGGCGGCGGGCTGCTTCCTGCCGCTGTCCCGCAACACGCAGCTGGGTCGCGCGCTCGGGACGCGCCATCGCGCCGCGGTCGGGCTATCCGAGGAAACCGATGCCGTGGTGCTCGTGGTGTCCGAGGAGAGCGGTCGCATCTCGCTCGCCGTGGGCGGCCACATGGAGAGCCCGCTGGACCGCGAAGCGCTGCGGCAGCGGCTCGGCGATCTCTTCGCTCTCGCCGGCGCGCCCACGCCCCGCCGCACCGGTTTCCGCCTCCCCGCGTGGGAGTGGCTGCGCAAGTGAGGCGCCTCCTCCGGCACTGGGAGCTCAAGCTGGCGGCGCTGGTCCTCTCCTTCGCGCTTTGGGTCTTCGTCATGACGTCCGAGAAGGCCGAGGTGGTCATGGCGGCTCCCGTGGAGCTCGACGCCATCCCGCAGGGCCTGGAGGTCGTGGGCGACCGGCCGGACAGCGTGGACGTGCAGCTCCATGGTCTCCGCGCCGTCCTCGCCCGCGTGGGTCCCGAACAGGTGCGGGCGCACGTGAGCCTGGCCGGGGCGCGGGCGGGCGAGGTGGTGGTCCGCCTCGTGCCCGACCAGATCTCCGCGCCCACCGGGGTGACAGTGCTGCGCGTGAGCCCCTCCCGCGTGCGCGTGGTGCTCGAGAGGCGGCGCGCGGAGGTCCGTCCATGAGTCGCCTTTTCGGCACCGACGGAATCCGCGGGCTCGCCAACGCCGAGCCCCTCACCACCGAGCTGGCCTTTCGCCTGGGTCGCCAGCTCACCGCGACCCTGATCGAGCACCACCGCGTGTTGAAGGTGCGCCTGGTCGTGGGGCGGGACACGCGGCAATCCGGGCCCATGCTGGAGGGCGCGCTGGTGGCGGGCGCGATGTCGGCGGGCGCGGACGTGTTCGCGGTGGGCGTGCTGCCGACCCCGGGCATTGCGTATCTCACGCGCTATCTCGAGGCGCACGGCGGCGTCGTGATCTCGGCCTCCCACAATCCGTACGAGGACAACGGGATCAAGATCTTCTCCTCGGAAGGCGCGAAGTTCCCCGACGCGTGGGAAGACGAGATCGAGAGCCGCCTGCGCGGGCCCGACCACGCCCCCAAGCCCACGCGCGCCGACGTGGGGCGGCTCATTCCGTACCGGCACGAAGCGGAGGCGGACTACGCCGCGCACGCCGAAGGCACCTTCCCGTTCGACCTCCGCGGCCTCCACCTGGTGCTCGACTGCGCGCACGGCGCGACCTACCGGGTGGCGCCGCGCGTCTTCGAGTCGCTCGGCGCCAAGGTGACGGTGCTGGGGGCGGAACCCGACGGGCAGAACATCAACCGTGGGGTGGGGGCGCTGCACCCGGAGAGCCTGCAGGCCCGCGTCCGCGGATTGGGCGCCGACCTCGGCGTGGCCTTCGACGGCGACGGCGACCGGCTCATCTGCGTGGACGAGACGGGCGCGGCGCGCGACGGGGACTTCGTGTTGGCGATCTGCGGCCGGCACCTGGCCGCGCAGGGGCGTCTGACCGAGCGGGTCGTCGTGAGCACGGTCATGGCCAACCTGGGGCTCGAGCACTCGCTGCGCGAATCGGGCATCCGCGTGGTCAAGACCCAGGTGGGCGACCGCTACGTCCTGGAGGAGATGGTGCGCATCGGCGCGGTGCTGGGCGGCGAGCAGTCCGGCCACCTGCTCTTCCTCGACCACGCGACCACCGGAGACGGCATCGTCTCCGCGCTCCAGGTGCTCGCCGTGATGCGGGAGACCGGTCAGCCGCTGTCCGCGCTGGCCCGCTGCCTCACGAAGTTCCCCCAGGTGCTCGTCAACGTGCCCGTGCGCGCCAAGCCGCCGCTCGATTCCATCGAGGGACTGCATCCGCGCATGCAGAGGCTCGAGGGCGAGATGAACGGCGCCGGTCGCATCCTGCTGCGCTACTCGGGCACCGAGCTCTTGGCGCGCGTCATGGTCGAGGGGCAGGAGCAGACCCAGATCGAGAGCATCGCCCAGGAGCTCGCCGGCATCATCCACCGCGCCATCGGCCCGTGAGCGCGCCCGCGGGGGAGTCGATCCGCGGCATCGGCGTGGACCTGGCGAAGATCGACCGGTTTCGTCGCATCGTGGCGCGGTGGGACGAGCGCTTCATCCGCCGCGTGTTCACCGACGGCGAGATCGCCTACTGCCAGCGGCATCGCGATCCCGTGCCGCACTTCGCCGCACGCTTCGCCGCCAAGGAAGCGGCGCTGAAGGCGCTCGGCACCGGGCTTTCCATGGGCGTGAGCTGGCGGGAGCTCGAGGTGCGGCGCGAGCGAGGGCAGGCCCCGACCATGGCGCTCTCCGGCCGTTCGGCCGCCATCGCGCAATCGCGCGGAGCCACCCGCGTCCTCGTCTCGCTGACCCACGACGGCGACTACGCGTTCGCCCAGGTGATGCTGGTCGGCGAGGGCCCCGCGCCGGGTCGCGGCGGTCCCGCACCTGCGCCGCGCGCCGCCGGAGCCTGACGGTGCGACCGGTCTTCACCGCGGCGGAGATGCGGGCGCTGGACGCCCGCGCCATCGCGAGCCTCGGCATCCCCGGCCCGCGGCTCATGGAAAACGCCGGCACGGGAGCGGCGCGCGTCATCGCGCGTCGCTGGGGCCCCCTGCGGCGCCGTGACGTGGTGATCCTCTGCGGCAAGGGCAACAACGGCGGCGACGGCTTCGTGGTGGCGCGCCGGCTGCGCGCGGCGGGAGCGCGCGTGCGCGTCTTCCTCTTTGCCCGCCGCGCGGAGGTGCGCGGCGACGCCGCGCTCGCCCTTCGTCGCTGGAGGGGCCGCGTGGAGGAGGTCGCCAGCTCCGCGGGCGTGACGGCGGCGACCGAGGCTGCGGGGCGCGCGGACATCGTCGTGGACGCGCTGCTGGGCACCGGCGTCGAGGGACCCGCGCGCGGCCTGATGGGCGACATGATCGCGCGCCTCGAGACGCCACGGCCCGCGGGGCGCCGCGCGCCGCGCGTGGCCGCGCTGGATCTGCCCTCGGGCCTCCC is part of the Candidatus Methylomirabilota bacterium genome and encodes:
- the acpS gene encoding holo-ACP synthase — its product is MSAPAGESIRGIGVDLAKIDRFRRIVARWDERFIRRVFTDGEIAYCQRHRDPVPHFAARFAAKEAALKALGTGLSMGVSWRELEVRRERGQAPTMALSGRSAAIAQSRGATRVLVSLTHDGDYAFAQVMLVGEGPAPGRGGPAPAPRAAGA
- the ftsH gene encoding ATP-dependent zinc metalloprotease FtsH, whose protein sequence is MNPFYKNLALWMVIGLIVIVLFNLFQAKESPRDEIVFSDFLKKVETGEVREVTLRGNSVSGKLANGESFRTMTADYPDLVKALKDRGVRIIVKPIDGNPSYFAIFLQWVPMLLFIGVWIFFMRQMQGGGAKALSFGKARARLISEKQNKVTFQDVAGVDEAKEELREIIEFLKDPPRFQKLGGKIPKGVLLVGPPGTGKTLLAKAIAGEANVPFFSISGSDFVEMFVGVGASRVRDLFEQGKKHAPCIIFMDEIDAVGRHRGAGLGGGHDEREQTLNQLLVEMDGFETNEGVILIAATNRPDVLDPALLRPGRFDRQVVVARPDVKGREEILKVHSRRIPLAPKVELTVLARGTSGFSGADLANLVNEAALLAARQDKKVVEMIDFENAKDKVLMGVERRSMIIPESEKRTTAYHEGGHALVAYLLPGADPLHKVTIIPRGRALGLTMQLPTDDRYSYSREYLINQITILLGGRAAEELVFQQQTTGAGNDLEKATEMARKMVCEWGMSDKMGPLTFGKGEEHIFLGREVSRPKDYSEDTAVLIDSEIKRIVTDCATRARQLLETNLEKLHALARALLERETLDGEEINRILITRPFQEAPAPA
- the glmM gene encoding phosphoglucosamine mutase, whose amino-acid sequence is MSRLFGTDGIRGLANAEPLTTELAFRLGRQLTATLIEHHRVLKVRLVVGRDTRQSGPMLEGALVAGAMSAGADVFAVGVLPTPGIAYLTRYLEAHGGVVISASHNPYEDNGIKIFSSEGAKFPDAWEDEIESRLRGPDHAPKPTRADVGRLIPYRHEAEADYAAHAEGTFPFDLRGLHLVLDCAHGATYRVAPRVFESLGAKVTVLGAEPDGQNINRGVGALHPESLQARVRGLGADLGVAFDGDGDRLICVDETGAARDGDFVLAICGRHLAAQGRLTERVVVSTVMANLGLEHSLRESGIRVVKTQVGDRYVLEEMVRIGAVLGGEQSGHLLFLDHATTGDGIVSALQVLAVMRETGQPLSALARCLTKFPQVLVNVPVRAKPPLDSIEGLHPRMQRLEGEMNGAGRILLRYSGTELLARVMVEGQEQTQIESIAQELAGIIHRAIGP
- the folP gene encoding dihydropteroate synthase; the protein is MNRASLAGLMLGDGRDVAVMGALNLSPDSFYAGSVMTSRDALLAAADSMVSQGAAILDVGAMSTAPYLAGEIEPAQEADRLGDALQLLVGKLGVPVSADTSRAEPARAALQAGARIINDVRGLSADPGLARAVAEAGVGLIVMASERGGHEGMAPIDTVTELLAESLTLAAQAGIPAEHIVVDPGIGFFRRRGMPWYEWDCRILGDLGALRALGRPLCVGVSRKSFIGALDLRAIEPADRLPGSLAATAAAVLGGAHLIRTHDVAATVQAVRVAQAIGRTGGCA
- a CDS encoding CdaR family protein, which codes for MRRLLRHWELKLAALVLSFALWVFVMTSEKAEVVMAAPVELDAIPQGLEVVGDRPDSVDVQLHGLRAVLARVGPEQVRAHVSLAGARAGEVVVRLVPDQISAPTGVTVLRVSPSRVRVVLERRRAEVRP
- the cdaA gene encoding diadenylate cyclase CdaA is translated as MSAVLAVIQSFRLRDAVDIILVAVVIYRVLVMFRGTRAVQMLAGLGGLMIASFLARRLDLFSTSWILENFWSVWVLALVVLFQPEFRRALAQIGQSPLLQALLGARGEQQGHVIDDVVKAAESLAAKRMGALIVLERSTGLRNYAELGVPLDALVSSDLLVSLFLPYSPLHDGAVFIRDNRVAAAGCFLPLSRNTQLGRALGTRHRAAVGLSEETDAVVLVVSEESGRISLAVGGHMESPLDREALRQRLGDLFALAGAPTPRRTGFRLPAWEWLRK